The window ACCAGAAACTTTGTTTTGTATTTCAAGTTGGGAATTTGGATCGACCCTTTTTAACGTTTcgtaaaatcaaagttttcgatCTCAAAATCGACTTCTTAAACCCAAGAATATGGAATTCGCACAATCAGATTGCCTTCACGTATATTCGTTTTACATATGCATCCGACTTGTTTGATGATAAGTCTCCGTGACACTGTTAACAGTAAAGACACTTCGTTATCTTTAATTATCATGTGTGTGTTATTTCATACTGATCGAAGGTGATGTAAACGTGCACAATTTTCAGCAAATTAGAAGCTTGCTAAGGGCATCTCCATTTTCAAGTCCTATGCTCTCCAACCGGAGCGCTATTTTGGAATCCAAAATAGCGCCCCACATCTCCAGCGTCAAATTTGACGCAGGgtgttgtatttttttaaaaaattttttatttacttttttattatttttaaattatgattaatttaataaataatatatttaataatatatgaattctttaatatattttaaatgatttaaaagcatttaattaatatgttaaataaaaaaatattttgttagtattaataattgaaatttatttgattaatatattatattaataaaattagaaatatatatttaataattaataagaaataatttaaatatatttttaaaaaggaaTATTCTGGTAATATTCTTTTTAGAATAAGATTTGAAGTAGATGGTTTGgagataaatataatatttgatacagaaattgcactattttaaagtagagttgttttaaaatagaattttgggttggagatggcctaaAGAACCGGGAAAGAAAAACGCAGCGTGAAGGTTTTTTAAGCTGTTCTACTAGTTACGATAACATGGTAAATTTCTGAACTCTACAAACCGAATTTAGTAATTCGTGTTTTTTTCCTCCGAAAACTGATGTACATTACTTGTTATTTGGTGTTTGCTTCCTAGAGTCACTTGGAACCTTTTGGTCTTAACATTTTTACAATATATATGATGCATCGAAGTTGGTTATTAGTTAATTTGCGCcactattttcctttgatttGACCGTATCTCATGGATATTTGATTTTGGGTATTTTCTTATGAAATTAATTGATGTCATCTTCTGATTTAGCTTCGGATTCATATTTGATTGTTTAGTGTAATGTGTTCAGTGAAAATAACGTATTCTGTGGACCAAATGCATGTAGGTCAAAAGTTACCTTTCTCATGCATTCCACATTTTTGTTAATATGTCTGTAGAATCCATAACAGCTAAGaactatttcatttttattaatgtTCTTATTCTGTTTGTCCAGATTGATGTATGGCGCTGAGTATGCTCAATTTTTTCAAAACATTTGAATCTTGCTGAAGCATATGGGAAAAAGAGTGCAAACAAGGTTTCTTAACTTGTTCTAGCAGTCATTGTGCAATGCTAAGACAAGAAGTTGTTCAGAAATTAATGCACCATTCTGGAATCATTTTGTGGATAGCAGTGACAAATATTGGTAAAACTCTCATCTTTCTGCTAACTGAATCTAATaatacattttttaattctttagaaaTGTTGTGTTTGTTGTCATTTGCTGCGGTGCAAAATTCAATTCAGAGCTCCTTACCCCAAGATATCTTATTTGTGTTCTTTAAATACGTTTGCCATTCgcatataaatatgaaaaacacAGGTCAATCACCTAAAATTAAAGATAGGATATTGTAATCAATTCGGAAAAGACGTGGGTAGTAAAATCCGCACCTTATCctctaattttttatattacatCGTCATCGTCATCATGATGTTTGCAGTTTTTCTCATATCTGTTGTCCAGTACTGCTTGTGATTGAGTTGTGCTTAACTACGACAGGAAGGCCTATTAAAAGATATTTTCCTGCCACATTTTATACAACTCGGAAAGCTCTTGGTTTATATAATGACGCTAGTGAAGGGACTTACAAAGTAGCTCTTGCTAAGAATTTGGGGAAGAGTTCCTCTCGTTCGGCATTCACAGGAGCGGGGGATGACAAAGATCATATTGAGAATGGGAAAATGAATCTGGCTAGTAGTTTAGCTTGTTTGGTTCAAGAATCTGACTATGTCCTTGAACAAAAGTCCAAACCAAAGACCCGATTGGAGGTGAAAAAATTCCTTGAGATGCGCATAAAGAAGAAGGTAAAAGAACAATACACGAATGGGAAATTTCATGACCTTCTTGCCAAAGTGATTGCAGATCCAAACACTCTCAAGGATGCTTATGATTGCATAAAGGTGACATCTAATGTGGATCTAGTTGTGGATAGTGGTAACTTGTCATTTGAATCCGTGGCAAAAGATCTAGCTCATGGAAAGTTTGATGTTGAGGCCAATACTTACTCAATCTCAACTAAAGGGGCTAAGATAAAGAAAGAGGAACTTGTTTTCTCAAAACTTTACTTAAGGGTTGTTCAAGAAGCCATCAGAGTAGTCTTGGAAGTTGTTTATCGGCCTGACTTTTCTAAGATTTCTCATGGTTTTCGAAGTGGTAGGTGTCATTTGTCTGCTTTGAAATATATCAGCAAAGGCATACCTTGTCCTGACTGGTGGTTCACACTACACATTAGGAAAAAAGTCGATGATTCCATCCTTACCAAACTCATATCATCCATGGAGGAAAAAATTGAAGACCCTAGGCTATTCTCTATAATCAGAAGTATGTTTGATGCAAGGGTACTCAATATGGAGTTTGGGGATTTTCCGAAAGGACATGGTCTTCCGCAGGAGGGGGTGTTGTCCCCGATATTGATGAACATATATCTGGATCTTTTGGACCGTGAAATATTCAGGATGTCAATGCGATATGAAGCTTTTGATTCAACACATAGTGAAGAGCTTGCATCTACAAAGCTGCGTCACTGGTTCAGGAGACAGATGAAAGGCGATCATGTTCAACAAAAAATTGTTGTGGAAAACTCAGGTGTACGGGTACATTGCTGTCGTTTCATGGATGAGATTTTTTTTGCCGTTTCAGGTCCCAAAGAAGTTGCTACTGCTTTCAAGTCTGACATTGAAAAATACTTGAAGAATTCTCTTTACCTGGAAGTCGATAatcaaaatgattttttagCATCTTCTGATCCCCATGGTGTTAAGTTTCTTGGTACTTTGATAAGAAGGGATCTGAAAGAGACTTCTGCTGTACGAATTGTTCacaaattgaaagaaaaagtaAGGTTATTTTCGGAGCAGAAACGGGAGTGTTGGGATATGGGGACTATCAGGATTGGGAGGAAATGGCTAGCTCATGGACTGAAGAAAATTAAAGAGTCAGAGATCAAGCAATTAGCTGACACTACCTCGATTTTGAATCAAATCTCCTCACACCGTAAATCTGGTATGAAAACTGATCACTGGTACAAAGTATTGTTAAAAATATGGATGCAAGATGCAAATGCTGGAAATGCGGAGAATGAAGAAATTATCTTAGCTAAGCACATTGTTGAACCTGCTCTTCCCCAGGAACTAAGAGATTCTTATCATCAATTTCAAAAACGTGCCAAAGAATATATATCTTTGGAAACAGCTTCAACACTTGCTCTATTATCTGGTTCCAGTTCTTCTCCGGATCgtgttttcattttaaaaactcttGCTCCAACTAACTTCATAAAGAAGCGTCTCTTTCGATACGGATTGACTAATAGAGAAGGATATGCTCGCACGTGTCATTTGCTAATAGTACTTGATCATGATCAAATCATTGATTGGTTTTCAGGGATAGTTCGACGTTGGCTAAGATGGTACAGAGAGTGTGACAACTATAATGAAGTGAAGCTCATGATTTCCAATCAAGTAAGATTGTCATGCATCCGAACACTGGCAGCGAAATATAGGATACACGAGACCGAGATAGAGAAGAAGTTTGATTTATCACTGAGCAGAATTCCCTCAACTCAAGAGATTGAGCTCGAGGAAACGAACAACGAATTAGCATcacaagaatctacacttgaTGGTGCCGTAACATATGGAATAAACTATAGTGGTTTATGTTTGGTGTCTTTAGCCAGAATGGTGAGCCCATCACGACCTTGTAACTGTTTCGTCATCGGCTGCTCTGCTGTGGTTACACATATTTATAGACTTCATATCATGGAAAGACAAAAGTTTCCAGGATGGAAGACCGGTTTTTCGAGTTCTATCCATCCCGCTTTACATAGGAGGAAACTTGGATTGTGTAAACAACATTTAAAGGATTTGTTTCTTGGTGACATATCACTGCAAGCAATAGATTTTGGTGCTTGGAGATGATAAAGGCTAATGTGAGCagatttttcttttgttgtttAGGGATAAGAGTTGGTAGTTTATTCTGTATCGAgtttttttatatgatgtctctgtgtgtttttaattaatataaatcaaccaaatatcattaatttttatttttatttttttgcaaaatCTCTATTGAATATGACATGCAAGCTTATGTAGATACTGGATATGAGTCATATGACATCAAATTCAACTACAAATATTACcgttgttaattttttttagaagttCAAGGGAtaaaaattatgttaacaaaatgtttaaaatatgaatcagtGGAGTAGATGTTTTCGAAAACatagtaaatttaaatttttttcaccgtataataaatttaatttaaaccatAATGAGAAGTAACGattaaactaaaatttgaagTGTAGCTCGTTTTAAACTGAACTTTTGAATTTGGACTAGATTTCGATTAAGTGTCAATCATATCATTCGATCAACTCAAAGAAAAgccatggttttttttttaaaaaaaagaatacaaCGGCTAGACCAAAATTGTCCATCCCAAATACCAAAATGATCCTGATGGGATGGATGCATTAAAGAAAAGAGTAAAGTGAAGGACAGATCAGTCCGTGAAAACGACAGTTTCGAGGAAGAAAAGATAAAGGCAATGAAAATGGACAACTCAGGGGTCACGAGGCAACTGACACACCCACACACATCGAATCAAACAAAATACCTCGGAACCCGTAACACTCCTCCCTCGGATACTAGCACCACCTAGCTCTGCACGTTCAAGAATGTTGGTTGGTTTTTGTTGTAACTTAATGGAGCGGAGCAGTGCTCAGAAGGTAAAGTTTCGCCGTCGAATCCTTCGTCTTGTCTTTGCTCTTCTCTTCGGTGCTCTAGCTCTCACCGAAGCAAGAGATGGACACCAAATGCCGGGGTTTCTCTACGCTAGAACTCGAGGAAGATGCACTCCCCAGTAGGACAAACTCTTGCTGTTAAATTTCTGGGTATTGATTTAATCGTGTGTGTTATATTTCCGAGTTTTGACAGGTATTGGAGCAGCAGGAGGGAAACGTGGCCGAAAATGGTGCCTCAGACATCTACGATTTCGAATGTTTTCAGCTCGTTGGCGTACGAGCGATACAGGTACGACCTCACGCTGCTGGAAGCCGCTTCGAGAAACGATGACGGGGACAACGTTTTCGCGGCGCTGCTGAAGCAATCCACGGCGGCGCTACTAAATTCCTACGCCAGGAAAGGGTATCCCTACCCGGCCTGGGAAGTGAAGACTCTGCTGATCCAGGGCTTGGTCTCGGAAGAAGCCGCCGCTCTTCAAGCTCAGAAGTTCATGCAAGCCAACGAGAATTGTGGTTGACTAGTTTATTTGTACTTTGTGTTGATAGATAGCTGAAATCAATGTATGTGAAAATTCCGTTCACTTTAACGAACTACTTATTTTCAAGAATCAAGGGTTAGTTTCCATTGTGATTTTACACTATTTTTTGTTTTGCGATGATGAATTACCGAATCAGTAAATGAATCAGTCTAGCACAATTTCAACCTGTTAATTCTGTTGAGACTCgagatttatatatattttgataaaaggacgaatataaaaaaatagatgGGGGAAGAAGTCATTAGCCTCAATCCAAGAAGTCACTATTTCAAACATTGTGCTCAATAGATGGTGGATGATTAAATGTATCATTAGATAATGTCTTAAATATTAACCTTTTTTCCACGTGTCGTGTTTCGCTtcaagattttaatttatttttattttgaagaacaAGTTTCATTAAATTAGGACTAACAATTCTTGAGTAGCAACATTTTGGAGCCAATCAGGAAAGGGGGCAATCTAAA of the Primulina huaijiensis isolate GDHJ02 chromosome 1, ASM1229523v2, whole genome shotgun sequence genome contains:
- the LOC140990212 gene encoding nuclear intron maturase 4, mitochondrial, encoding MLRQEVVQKLMHHSGIILWIAVTNIGRPIKRYFPATFYTTRKALGLYNDASEGTYKVALAKNLGKSSSRSAFTGAGDDKDHIENGKMNLASSLACLVQESDYVLEQKSKPKTRLEVKKFLEMRIKKKVKEQYTNGKFHDLLAKVIADPNTLKDAYDCIKVTSNVDLVVDSGNLSFESVAKDLAHGKFDVEANTYSISTKGAKIKKEELVFSKLYLRVVQEAIRVVLEVVYRPDFSKISHGFRSGRCHLSALKYISKGIPCPDWWFTLHIRKKVDDSILTKLISSMEEKIEDPRLFSIIRSMFDARVLNMEFGDFPKGHGLPQEGVLSPILMNIYLDLLDREIFRMSMRYEAFDSTHSEELASTKLRHWFRRQMKGDHVQQKIVVENSGVRVHCCRFMDEIFFAVSGPKEVATAFKSDIEKYLKNSLYLEVDNQNDFLASSDPHGVKFLGTLIRRDLKETSAVRIVHKLKEKVRLFSEQKRECWDMGTIRIGRKWLAHGLKKIKESEIKQLADTTSILNQISSHRKSGMKTDHWYKVLLKIWMQDANAGNAENEEIILAKHIVEPALPQELRDSYHQFQKRAKEYISLETASTLALLSGSSSSPDRVFILKTLAPTNFIKKRLFRYGLTNREGYARTCHLLIVLDHDQIIDWFSGIVRRWLRWYRECDNYNEVKLMISNQVRLSCIRTLAAKYRIHETEIEKKFDLSLSRIPSTQEIELEETNNELASQESTLDGAVTYGINYSGLCLVSLARMVSPSRPCNCFVIGCSAVVTHIYRLHIMERQKFPGWKTGFSSSIHPALHRRKLGLCKQHLKDLFLGDISLQAIDFGAWR
- the LOC140970392 gene encoding uncharacterized protein — translated: MLVGFCCNLMERSSAQKVKFRRRILRLVFALLFGALALTEARDGHQMPGFLYARTRGRCTPQYWSSRRETWPKMVPQTSTISNVFSSLAYERYRYDLTLLEAASRNDDGDNVFAALLKQSTAALLNSYARKGYPYPAWEVKTLLIQGLVSEEAAALQAQKFMQANENCG